GCTCGGCCAACGCCTCGACTACCGGTGGCGCCGCGGGACGCGGGAACTCGATGACCTTGGGCGCCTCTACCGGCGACGTCTGCGGCCGCTCGTCCACTTCGAGGGCGAGATCAAAGTCTAGGCTGAGCGAAGAATTGGGGTCGTAGCGCCCGCGTCGCCGGGTGCGGAAATTGTCCACCCGCGAGGTGACCTCCTGCCGCCAGGTGGAGGAGTCTTCCGGACGGTAGAACGGGGCCCCAGGCCCGGGGATGGGGGGCGTAGGCGCGCTGGGAGATGAAGGAGGGTCACAGACGGCCACCGCTGCCATCGGGGCTTCGGCAACCGGCGCGGCGACCGCTTTGCTCGCCAGCATCTCCGCCACTTCGTTCAATAGCACTTCCACCACCGAGGACCTAGGGGCAGGCTCGGGAGCAGGTTCGGGAGCCGGCTCGAGCGAGGCCTCAAAACATTGCTCGCTCACGTCGCTGGCATCCCGGGATTCGGGATCGATGAGAACGGCGACGTGGGGGGCGATCTCCCCGCTCCCGCGGGCAGACGACGACCATCGGTCAGCCGCGCAGGTGCACAGTTCGCCGCAGAGCGGACACGCCATTCCGAATTGGGAGACGCCGAGAGCCGCGGAGCCCGTTTGCGCCCGGCTGCGGCTTTTGCCTGTCCTGCCGCCGCCGTGGTACCTTTTTGCGCTCCCGATGAAGCCCCGCTTACGATTCATTATCACGGCGGCTCTCCTTTGTCACCTGCTTCTCTCACCTGGCTTAGTAACTAGCCAGTTGCCGCCCGACTCGGTTCTTGCCTTCGCCCTCTCTCCCGGCGACGCTTCGCCCTCGTCCGCCGCACTGCCCGACGACCCGCAGCAGGCCTCGTCTTCTTCCGTGCGCGGCTTCGGCGGTCCGGCGCAGCCCGGCGAGCAGGCGATCATCAAAGCGCGCCAGCAGGAAAAGGCCGGCGACGTCTTCACCCTGAGCGGCGAGGTGGAGATCACCTTCCGCAGCTTCGTGCTGCGCGCCGACCACCTGGTGTACGACTCCAAGTCCGGCGAGATCACCGGCGACGGCAACCTCACCCTGGATGGCGGTCCCTACCAAGAGCACATCAGCGCCAGCCACGGCAGCTACAACCTGCACACGGGAACGGGCAAGTTCTACGACGTCGCCGGCACGGTCGGCATCCGCATTGAGAACCGCAGCGTCACCCTTACCTCCCCCAACCCCGTCGCCTTCACCGGAAAGATCGTGGAGAAGACTGGACCCGACACCTACGTGGTCCACAACGGCACGGTGACCTCGTGCGAGCTGCCCAAGCCCAAGTGGACCTTCAATGCCACCCGCATCGTAGTGGAGTTGAACGGCAAGGCGCGGATCTACAACAGCACCTTCCGCATCAAGGGCGCGCCCATCCTGTATCTGCCCTACGCCTCCCATCCCGTCGAGCCCACGCGGCAGTCGGGTCTCCTCATGCCCACCTTCGGTTATTCCAACCGCAAGGGAGCGATCCTGGGCGACTCGGTGTACCTGGTGCTGAACCGCAGCGCCGACGCCACCATCGGCGCCGAGTACTGGTCGCGGCGGGGCTGGGCGCAGCGGGCCGAGTTCCGCGCCCGCCCCAGCGAGACCTCTTACATCAACTTCTCTTTCTTCGGCGTGGTAGACCAGGAAGGCTTCGGCCCCTTGCACATCGACCAGGGCGGGCAGGACATCCGCCTGAGCGCCGAAGAGCAGTTCGCCCACGGCATCCGCGGCGTCGCCGACATCAACTACCTCAGCTCCTTCACCTTCCGCCTGGCCTTCACCGAGACCTTCGCCCAGGCCGTGAACTCGGAGGTAAAGTCGGTCGCCTTCCTCTCCAAGAGTTACCGGGGATATTTCTTTAACACGCGGGTCGGACGCTATCAGAACTTCCAGAGCACCGTGCCCGGCGACCTGGTGACCATCCTGCACATGCCGGGGCTGGAGATTTCGAGCGTGGACCGCCGCATCGGCGCCTCGCCCTTCTACTGGTCCTTCGAGGCGGCCGCGGAAGGCGTGGCCCGCCACGAGCCCCAGTTCTCGACCTCGGCTCTGGTGGGACGCTTCGACGCCTATCCCCGCGCCTCGCTCCCGCTGGTGTACCACGGCTGGACTTTCCGCCCCGAGGCCGCCCTGCGCGATACCTACTACACCGAGCGCCGCCTGCCCACCAGCGGCATCGGCACCACCAGCAGCGAGCCCGTCAACCGCCGCGCTCTTGAAGGCAGCTTCGAGCTGCGTCCCCCGGCCCTGGGCCGCATCTACGAGGGCACGGTCCACGGCCACCGGCTGAAGCACGTCATCGAGCCCCGGGTGATCTTCCGCTACGTGAACGGGGTCGAGAACCTGCCCAACATCATCCGCTTCGACTCCCGCGACATCCTCAGCGACACCAGCGAGGTGGAGTACGCGGTGGTGAACCGGCTCTACGCCAAGCCCGTCTCCAGCGACCCCAACGACGAGAACGCCGGCTCCTCGCGCGAGATCCTCACCTGGGAGCTGGCGCAGAAATATTTTATCAACGACCAATTCGGCGGCGCGGTGGTCAATGGCAAGCGCAACGTCTTCACCACTACGGTGGACTTCACCGGCATCGCCTTCCTCACCGAGCCGCGGCGCCTCTCGCCGCTGGTCTCCAAGCTGCGCATCCAGGCCACGCCCAAGACCGACATCCAGTGGCAGATCGACTACGATTTCAAGCACGATCGCATCAACTCCAGCACCACGCTGGTGGACTACCACATTGGGGATTTCTTCCTGGGCGGCAGCCACGCCTTTCTGCACGTCCCCGGCGAGATCTTCGTGAACCCCACGCCCCTGCCCGCGCCCGACAAGTTCAGCCAGTTCCGCTTCCTGGCGGGCTACGGCGGTCCCAACAAGCGCGGCGTGAGCGCTGCCGGCAACATCGGTTTCGACGCCAACTTCAGCTTCCTGCAGTACGGCGCCTTCCAGAGCTCCTACAACTGGGACTGCTGCGGCATCAGCTTCGAGTACCGCCGCTTCGCCTTCGGCTCGGTGCGCAACGAGAACCAATACCGCTTCGCCTTCACCCTGGCCAACATCGGCACCTTCGGGACGCTCAAGCGCCAGGAGCGCATCTTCTAGCGGCACGAACCGTGCGGCCCAGGCGTCCTCGCCCGTGCGGCCGAGCAAAGCTCGGCAGTGTAATATCTCCCCTGTGAACCTCAATTCCCAGCGCACCACGCTCGACGCCCATCTGCGCTCCCTCGGCCGCCTGCTGGTGGCTTACTCGGGCGGCGTGGACTCCGCCTTCCTGGCCTTCGCCGCCCATGAGGCGCTGGGGGATGGCATGCTCGCCGTCCTGGCCGATTCTCCTTCGCTGGCCCGCGTCCAGCTCCAGGACGCCGTGGCCTTCGCTCAGGAGCAGCGCATCCCGCTCGAGGTGATTGAAACCTCGGAGCTCGGGCGTTCCGATTACGCGCGCAACGATTCCGCCCGCTGTTTCTACTGCAAGGACGAGCTGTTCACCGCGATGGAGGAGCTGCGGCGCGCGCGCGGCTTCGACCGCGTGGCCTACGGCGTGAATCGCGACGACCTCTCCGATTTCCGCCCTGGGCAGAAGGCAGCGACCGAGCACGGCGTGGCCGCGCCGCTGCTCGAGGCCGGGCTCACCAAGGCCGACGTCCGCGCCCTGGCCCTCGCCGCCGGCCTGCGTGTTTGGGACAAACCCGCCTCTCCCTGCCTTTCCTCCCGCATCGCCTACGGCATTCCCGTCACCCCGGAGGCGCTGGCCCAGATCGAGCGCGGCGAAGAGGCGCTGGCCGCACTCGGCTTTCGCCAGCTCCGCGTCCGCCACCACGGCAACCTGGTGCGCATCGAGATCGCTCCCGACGAGCTGCCCCGCGCCCTCGCTCCCGCCATGGCCGCCCAGTTCACCCGCATCTTCAAGGAGCTGGGCTACACCTTCGTCACCCTCGACCTCGAGGGCTTCCGCTCCGGCTCCCTGAACGCTCTGCTGCCCGCCGCCGCGCTCACCCGCTCCCGGTAGGTTCTTGGGGCACAGCCTTTCCCGGAGGTGCGAATTCCTGTGAGATAATCAATGTTTATGCCTTCATTCCTAGCTCTGCGTGGGTGCGCCCTCCTGCTGGCGGTGCTGTTGTGCGTGGGCTGCCCGGCCCAGCACTCTCCGGGCGGCACCTCCCAGGGCCCCGGCAAACCCGTCTCCAAGGATCTGGAGCAGCGCATCCAGCGGCACATCCGCACCTACTTCAGCATCCCGGCCCAAGTGCAGATCCAGGTGGGCGCGCGCCGCGCCAGCGAGTTCACCGGCTATGACCTGGTCCCCGTCACCCTCATCGGCCAGCGCAAGACCAACTACGAGTTCCTGGTCTCGCAGGACGAGAAGACCCTGATCCGCTTCGCCAAGATCGACATCGCCAAGGATCCCTATGCCGAGCTGATGGGCAAGATCGATACCCGCGGCCGCCCGGTGCGCGGCAACCCGGAGGCCAAGGTCACGGTGGTGGTCTATGACGACTTCCAGTGTCCCTACTGCGCCGCCATGCACCACACCCTCTTCCCCGACCTGCTCAAGATTTACGGCGATCGGGTGCGCGTCATCTACAAGGACTACCCGCTCTACGAGATCCATCCCTGGGCCAATCACGCCGCGGTGGATGCCGGCTGCCTGTCGGCGCAGAACTCCGAGGCCTTCTGGGACTTCGCCGATTACGTCCATTTCAACCAGGCGGAGATCAAGGGGAAGGACCGGAAGATCGAGGCCCAGGTCGCGGCGCTCGACCAGGCGGCGGTGGACCAGGGAGGCAAGCACAGCCTCGACCTGGACAAACTCAAGTTCTGCATCCAGAAACAGGACGACGCCACCGTAAAGGCCTCGGTGAAGGAAGCCGAAGGGCTGGGCGTGAACTCTACTCCCAACTTGTTCATCAACGGCGAGAAGGTAGATTACGCCGCGTCGGAGGCGGAGATGCGCGGCTTCTTCGACCGCGCCCTGCGCGACGCTGGGCAGCCCGTTCCCGCAGCAGCCGCGGCCGCGACCCAGACGGCGCCCGCCCCGGCGGCTCTCGCGCCCCCCAAGTGATGAGCGCCGCTGCCGCTTCCGGCCCGCTGTCATAGGTTAGAATTCTGATTCCCGGTGTTCCCGGTCTGTGGAGGATCTGGCTTGAGACGCTACCGAATGCTGATTCGCGTGGTTGTACCTGTGGGCGCGCTACTGCTGCTGCTGGCAACCCTCTCCGGCTGCGACCGGAAGAAGAGCTCGGGCGACGTGGTGGCCCGGGTCAACGGCAAGGCCATCCTGCGCTCGGAGGTGGACAAGTACTACAACAACCAGACCGCGGGCACTCCCCAAAAGCCCAGCGGAGAGGCCGCCACCAGCCTGCGCTTGAACATCCTGCGCGAACTCATTGACAACGAGATCATGATGCAGCGCGCCGAGAAGCTGGGCCTGCTGGCCACCGACGCCGAGGTGGACAACAAGCTCACCGAGATCAAGGCGCCTTACACCGCGGAGGAGTTCGACCGCCGCCTCAAGGACAAGAGCCTCACGGTCGAGGACTTCAAGCTCGACCTGCGCCGCAACCTGACCGTGCAGAAGGTGCTCAACAAGGAGGTCACCTCCAAGATCAGCATCTCCGACGCCGACATCTCCGCCTATTACAACGAACGTAGGGCGGAGTTCAACCTCATCGAGCCGCAATACCACCTGGCCCAGATCCTGATCACGGCGCAGCCCAATGCCCAGGTCCGCAACCTCAAGAACAGCAAGGCCCAGAACGAGGGCGACGCCCGGACCAAGGCGCAGATGGTCATGAACCGGCTGGAGAGC
This Terriglobales bacterium DNA region includes the following protein-coding sequences:
- a CDS encoding thioredoxin domain-containing protein, which produces MPSFLALRGCALLLAVLLCVGCPAQHSPGGTSQGPGKPVSKDLEQRIQRHIRTYFSIPAQVQIQVGARRASEFTGYDLVPVTLIGQRKTNYEFLVSQDEKTLIRFAKIDIAKDPYAELMGKIDTRGRPVRGNPEAKVTVVVYDDFQCPYCAAMHHTLFPDLLKIYGDRVRVIYKDYPLYEIHPWANHAAVDAGCLSAQNSEAFWDFADYVHFNQAEIKGKDRKIEAQVAALDQAAVDQGGKHSLDLDKLKFCIQKQDDATVKASVKEAEGLGVNSTPNLFINGEKVDYAASEAEMRGFFDRALRDAGQPVPAAAAAATQTAPAPAALAPPK
- a CDS encoding SurA N-terminal domain-containing protein, whose amino-acid sequence is MRRYRMLIRVVVPVGALLLLLATLSGCDRKKSSGDVVARVNGKAILRSEVDKYYNNQTAGTPQKPSGEAATSLRLNILRELIDNEIMMQRAEKLGLLATDAEVDNKLTEIKAPYTAEEFDRRLKDKSLTVEDFKLDLRRNLTVQKVLNKEVTSKISISDADISAYYNERRAEFNLIEPQYHLAQILITAQPNAQVRNLKNSKAQNEGDARTKAQMVMNRLESGEDFASVAMNYSEDAQTANNGGDMGFAPESSLKTMATQEPATREAILRLKPGETSGILPVSAGHQVLGYRIVKLLGKEPAGQRDLNDPRVQQAIREQLRDRREQLLKAAYYETVRDEARIENYLAQEILKSTSQK
- a CDS encoding RDD family protein, translated to MACPLCGELCTCAADRWSSSARGSGEIAPHVAVLIDPESRDASDVSEQCFEASLEPAPEPAPEPAPRSSVVEVLLNEVAEMLASKAVAAPVAEAPMAAVAVCDPPSSPSAPTPPIPGPGAPFYRPEDSSTWRQEVTSRVDNFRTRRRGRYDPNSSLSLDFDLALEVDERPQTSPVEAPKVIEFPRPAAPPVVEALAEPVVEKPRILEAEEPPEEVAAPVAAPPIASITLEPAAAETVHVRGQEQEVLLWLAPASQRIFAGLVDALVVVTATGLFGLIFLHMTGAAPTWRMAAGFALALPGFFWALYQYVFLVYGGTTPGLQMTGLRITTFDGNPVPRHQRRWRALAMMVSCASLGLGFLWAVVDEDGLGWHDRITRTCVRE
- the lptD gene encoding LPS assembly protein LptD yields the protein MPPDSVLAFALSPGDASPSSAALPDDPQQASSSSVRGFGGPAQPGEQAIIKARQQEKAGDVFTLSGEVEITFRSFVLRADHLVYDSKSGEITGDGNLTLDGGPYQEHISASHGSYNLHTGTGKFYDVAGTVGIRIENRSVTLTSPNPVAFTGKIVEKTGPDTYVVHNGTVTSCELPKPKWTFNATRIVVELNGKARIYNSTFRIKGAPILYLPYASHPVEPTRQSGLLMPTFGYSNRKGAILGDSVYLVLNRSADATIGAEYWSRRGWAQRAEFRARPSETSYINFSFFGVVDQEGFGPLHIDQGGQDIRLSAEEQFAHGIRGVADINYLSSFTFRLAFTETFAQAVNSEVKSVAFLSKSYRGYFFNTRVGRYQNFQSTVPGDLVTILHMPGLEISSVDRRIGASPFYWSFEAAAEGVARHEPQFSTSALVGRFDAYPRASLPLVYHGWTFRPEAALRDTYYTERRLPTSGIGTTSSEPVNRRALEGSFELRPPALGRIYEGTVHGHRLKHVIEPRVIFRYVNGVENLPNIIRFDSRDILSDTSEVEYAVVNRLYAKPVSSDPNDENAGSSREILTWELAQKYFINDQFGGAVVNGKRNVFTTTVDFTGIAFLTEPRRLSPLVSKLRIQATPKTDIQWQIDYDFKHDRINSSTTLVDYHIGDFFLGGSHAFLHVPGEIFVNPTPLPAPDKFSQFRFLAGYGGPNKRGVSAAGNIGFDANFSFLQYGAFQSSYNWDCCGISFEYRRFAFGSVRNENQYRFAFTLANIGTFGTLKRQERIF
- the larE gene encoding ATP-dependent sacrificial sulfur transferase LarE, with product MNLNSQRTTLDAHLRSLGRLLVAYSGGVDSAFLAFAAHEALGDGMLAVLADSPSLARVQLQDAVAFAQEQRIPLEVIETSELGRSDYARNDSARCFYCKDELFTAMEELRRARGFDRVAYGVNRDDLSDFRPGQKAATEHGVAAPLLEAGLTKADVRALALAAGLRVWDKPASPCLSSRIAYGIPVTPEALAQIERGEEALAALGFRQLRVRHHGNLVRIEIAPDELPRALAPAMAAQFTRIFKELGYTFVTLDLEGFRSGSLNALLPAAALTRSR